The following coding sequences are from one Acidimicrobiales bacterium window:
- the miaB gene encoding tRNA (N6-isopentenyl adenosine(37)-C2)-methylthiotransferase MiaB produces MSADPTPARTYHVQTYGCQMNEHDSERIAGLLEADGLVRAASPDDADVLVLNTCCIRENADNKLYGALGHLKARKAERPDLEIMVGGCLAQKDQERIRERAPHVDVVFGTHNVHRAADLLHVARDSGPVTEILSETVAEDHELFPSALPARREQGHAAWVTIQIGCDNHCAFCIVPAVRGPEISRGFDEIVAEVERLAADGVSEVTLLGQNVNSYGRDLAVARRRAGDDVRIRPLFSELLRAVGDVDGIRRVRYTSPHPKDLRPETIAAMAETPSVCEHLHLPLQSGSDRVLALMHRGYTGQRYLEKLAAARAAIPDLAVTTDIIVGFPGETDDDFERTLEVAAVADYDSAYTFIYSPRPGTEAAERVDQCVDPTVVRDRFDRLRVVVERSGLARHEARVGRTEEVLVEGPSKRDASMTTGRTRQNKLVHFASTARLRPGTYATVRVTGAAPHFLRGSLVEVVEPARHRTRIPVVAG; encoded by the coding sequence ATGTCTGCGGATCCCACCCCTGCCCGCACGTACCACGTCCAGACGTACGGGTGTCAGATGAACGAGCACGACTCGGAGCGGATCGCCGGGCTCTTGGAGGCCGACGGTCTGGTCCGTGCCGCGTCGCCCGACGACGCCGACGTGTTGGTGCTCAACACGTGCTGCATCCGCGAGAACGCCGACAACAAGCTGTATGGCGCGCTGGGGCACCTCAAAGCTCGCAAGGCCGAACGCCCCGATCTCGAGATCATGGTGGGCGGCTGCCTGGCGCAAAAGGACCAGGAGCGCATCCGTGAACGCGCCCCGCACGTCGATGTCGTCTTCGGCACCCACAACGTGCACCGGGCAGCCGACCTGTTGCACGTGGCCAGGGATTCGGGTCCCGTCACCGAGATCTTGTCCGAGACCGTCGCCGAGGATCACGAGCTGTTCCCGTCCGCGCTGCCCGCGCGGCGCGAGCAGGGGCACGCCGCTTGGGTCACGATCCAGATCGGGTGCGACAACCACTGTGCGTTCTGCATCGTGCCGGCGGTGCGGGGACCCGAGATCAGCCGGGGGTTCGACGAGATCGTGGCCGAAGTCGAACGGCTGGCGGCCGACGGCGTCTCCGAGGTCACCCTCCTCGGTCAGAACGTCAACTCATACGGCCGCGATCTGGCGGTGGCTCGCCGCCGGGCGGGTGATGACGTACGGATCCGGCCGCTGTTCTCGGAGCTGCTGAGGGCGGTCGGCGACGTCGATGGCATCCGGCGTGTCCGCTACACGAGCCCCCACCCCAAGGATCTCCGGCCCGAGACCATCGCAGCCATGGCCGAGACACCCTCAGTGTGCGAGCACCTCCACTTGCCGCTCCAGTCCGGCAGCGACCGCGTGCTCGCCCTGATGCACCGTGGTTACACCGGCCAGCGCTATCTCGAGAAGCTGGCAGCGGCTCGGGCCGCGATCCCCGACCTGGCCGTGACCACCGACATCATCGTCGGCTTCCCGGGCGAGACCGACGACGACTTCGAGCGCACGCTCGAGGTGGCCGCGGTAGCCGACTACGACAGTGCGTACACGTTCATCTACTCGCCGCGTCCCGGCACGGAGGCGGCCGAACGGGTGGACCAGTGCGTCGACCCCACCGTCGTGCGCGATCGCTTCGACCGTCTGCGGGTCGTCGTGGAGCGGTCCGGGCTGGCCCGCCACGAAGCGCGTGTCGGGCGTACCGAAGAAGTGCTGGTGGAAGGTCCGTCCAAGCGCGACGCGTCGATGACCACTGGCCGCACGCGCCAGAACAAGCTGGTGCACTTCGCCTCGACTGCGCGGCTGCGCCCGGGCACGTACGCCACGGTCCGCGTCACCGGGGCGGCCCCCCATTTCCTGCGTGGCTCGCTCGTCGAAGTGG